The following coding sequences are from one Hymenobacter sp. DG25A window:
- the coaE gene encoding dephospho-CoA kinase (Dephospho-CoA kinase (CoaE) performs the final step in coenzyme A biosynthesis.), with protein MRRIGITGGIGSGKSVVCRLFQVLGVPVYDSDARAKWIMAHDAVLRTELITAFGAATFTAEGQLDRTYLARRVFQDPAQLAALNALVHPHVGRDFEQWATRQQTQQHPYVLKEAALLYESGAYRQLDQIITVFAPSEVRHARVLRRDPHRTADDVLSIMGKQLSEEEKLQRADFVVYNDDTHLVIPQVLAIHQQLMGEMVK; from the coding sequence ATGCGCCGCATTGGGATAACCGGCGGTATTGGCTCCGGCAAAAGCGTAGTCTGTCGTCTGTTTCAGGTGCTGGGCGTGCCGGTGTACGATTCTGACGCCCGGGCTAAGTGGATAATGGCCCACGACGCGGTGCTGCGCACCGAGTTAATAACAGCTTTCGGCGCGGCTACCTTCACGGCCGAAGGTCAGCTGGACCGCACTTACCTCGCCCGGCGCGTGTTCCAGGACCCCGCGCAGCTGGCCGCCCTCAATGCCCTGGTGCACCCCCACGTAGGCCGCGACTTTGAACAGTGGGCCACCCGGCAGCAAACCCAGCAGCATCCCTATGTGCTGAAGGAAGCGGCCTTGCTGTATGAATCCGGCGCCTACCGGCAGCTCGACCAGATTATTACCGTTTTTGCCCCCTCTGAGGTGCGCCACGCCCGCGTACTGCGCCGCGACCCGCACCGCACCGCCGATGACGTGCTCAGCATTATGGGCAAGCAGCTAAGCGAAGAGGAAAAGCTGCAGCGCGCCGATTTTGTAGTCTACAACGACGATACCCATCTGGTGATACCGCAGGTGCTGGCAATTCATCAGCAACTGATGGGTGAAATGGTGAAATAA
- a CDS encoding ArnT family glycosyltransferase, translated as MLGRFTLFQYPLSWARLAPRLFFAFILLLGLLLYRDYGLSWDEPIDHLNGQVNAKYIADLFFPEWARQEKTYGMIPPFEGFSEHDHGVLFALPVALLGRIFTHGNTREFYFLQHLLNYLTCTLGMWALYRIGLMRFHNWRWALLSCLLLLLSPRFFAESFYNSKDLIFMAFFTVAMYTLLRLLEKPTVGRAIVHGLATAAAIDVRIMGLMLVAFTLGMLSLEAFARPTPNKATLLRSGGAFLVAAFVFTVMGWPYLWANPVGNLVLAFQTMSHFRWVGPVLYMGEMLLSTQLPWHYIPVWILVTTPVAYTLAFVGGVLVIVAGFSFQRLRTSPHYRFDVLFLGWAVGPIVVVVLLHSVLYDGWRHLYFLYPALLLLAVVSVRAMLQAVKQHRAWRPLAFAVVGLGAAEMVYTLIRMVQDHPFQNVYFSCVPGPAAERLFERDYWALSNRQGVEWLLAHDPSPKITLQTNSANPINIIYLILRPEEARRLDLGNASPRYFMTNYREHPQPYPPSMGREVYTIRASGMRVLSIFQRY; from the coding sequence ATGCTAGGTCGATTTACTTTGTTTCAATACCCATTATCCTGGGCGCGGCTGGCACCTCGTCTGTTCTTCGCCTTTATCCTACTGCTAGGGTTGCTGCTTTATCGCGACTATGGCCTGAGTTGGGATGAGCCCATCGACCACCTGAATGGTCAGGTTAACGCTAAATATATTGCTGATCTTTTCTTCCCGGAATGGGCCCGGCAGGAAAAGACGTATGGCATGATTCCCCCCTTCGAAGGGTTTTCCGAACATGACCATGGAGTGCTCTTTGCGCTGCCAGTGGCCCTACTAGGACGGATATTTACTCACGGGAATACTAGGGAGTTCTATTTTTTACAACACCTGCTCAACTACCTCACCTGCACCCTGGGCATGTGGGCGCTGTACCGGATTGGGCTTATGCGGTTTCATAACTGGCGCTGGGCCTTGCTGAGCTGCCTGCTTTTGCTGCTCTCCCCACGCTTTTTTGCCGAGAGCTTCTATAATTCCAAAGACCTCATTTTCATGGCCTTTTTCACCGTGGCCATGTACACGCTGTTGCGCCTACTGGAGAAGCCCACTGTAGGAAGAGCCATAGTACACGGACTAGCTACCGCGGCGGCAATTGATGTCCGGATTATGGGACTAATGCTGGTTGCATTTACGCTTGGAATGCTCAGCCTGGAAGCTTTTGCGCGGCCTACGCCTAATAAAGCTACTCTGCTACGCTCGGGTGGAGCTTTTCTGGTGGCCGCTTTTGTATTTACAGTTATGGGATGGCCTTATTTATGGGCAAACCCGGTGGGTAACCTAGTGTTGGCTTTCCAGACTATGAGCCATTTCCGCTGGGTAGGCCCGGTGCTTTATATGGGAGAAATGCTCCTGTCCACCCAGCTACCTTGGCACTACATTCCGGTATGGATCTTAGTTACTACTCCCGTGGCTTACACACTGGCCTTTGTAGGCGGTGTGCTGGTCATAGTTGCTGGGTTTAGCTTTCAGCGCTTGCGCACCTCGCCCCACTACCGCTTCGATGTGCTGTTTCTGGGTTGGGCAGTAGGACCTATTGTAGTAGTGGTGCTGCTGCACTCCGTTCTATATGATGGCTGGCGGCACTTGTATTTTCTGTATCCAGCCCTGCTCTTGCTGGCGGTGGTTAGCGTGCGTGCTATGTTGCAGGCAGTAAAGCAGCACCGGGCCTGGCGGCCGCTGGCATTCGCTGTGGTAGGCCTAGGTGCCGCCGAAATGGTTTACACCCTCATCCGGATGGTGCAGGATCATCCATTTCAAAACGTATACTTCAGTTGCGTACCCGGCCCAGCCGCCGAAAGGCTGTTTGAGCGCGACTATTGGGCCCTCTCCAACCGCCAGGGCGTGGAGTGGCTGTTGGCGCATGACCCTTCGCCCAAAATCACCCTGCAAACCAACTCGGCAAACCCAATCAATATAATTTATCTGATTTTGCGGCCGGAGGAAGCCCGCCGCTTGGATCTGGGCAACGCCTCGCCCCGCTATTTTATGACGAACTATCGGGAGCACCCACAGCCCTACCCACCCAGCATGGGGCGCGAAGTCTATACTATCCGGGCCAGCGGTATGCGGGTGCTATCCATTTTTCAGCGGTATTAA